A genomic region of Lysinibacillus sp. 2017 contains the following coding sequences:
- the dnaA gene encoding chromosomal replication initiator protein DnaA — protein sequence MEHLENLWNKVLAQAEQKISKPSFDTWLKSTKLLAHSGTNVTISAPNSFARDWLEQYYIHMITGILNELTGEDLLIKFVVQKDQNADDFELPPPITQAKSNEHHDISPGMLNPKYTFDTFVIGSGNRFAHAASLAVAEAPAKAYNPFFIYGGVGLGKTHLMHAIGHYVKEHNPTANVVYLSSEKFTNEFINSIRDNKAIDFRNKYRNVDVLLIDDIQFLAGKESTQEEFFHTFNTLHEESKQIVISSDRPPKEIPTLEDRLRSRFEWGLITDIAPPDLETRIAILRKKAKADRLDIPNEVMLYIANQVDTNIRELEGALIRVVAYSSLVNEDVTPELAAEALKDIMPNSKPRMISILDIQKTTGEHFNIRLEDFTAKRRTKSIAFPRQVAMYLSRELTDFSLPKIGEEFGGRDHTTVIHAHEKISTLLKIDQQLQQDIKQIRSMLGK from the coding sequence TTGGAACATTTAGAAAATTTATGGAATAAGGTACTTGCCCAAGCTGAACAAAAAATTTCAAAACCAAGCTTCGATACTTGGCTAAAATCAACAAAATTGCTCGCACATAGCGGCACAAATGTAACGATTTCAGCCCCTAACTCTTTTGCCCGTGATTGGCTTGAACAATACTATATTCATATGATTACAGGAATATTAAATGAGTTAACAGGAGAAGACTTGCTCATTAAATTTGTCGTTCAGAAAGACCAAAATGCTGATGATTTTGAGCTACCTCCACCAATTACACAAGCAAAATCAAATGAACATCACGATATTTCACCAGGTATGCTTAATCCAAAATATACATTTGATACGTTCGTTATTGGTTCAGGTAACCGCTTTGCGCACGCTGCCAGTTTAGCTGTCGCTGAAGCACCTGCTAAAGCTTACAATCCTTTCTTCATTTACGGGGGCGTAGGTTTAGGCAAAACACACTTGATGCATGCAATTGGTCATTATGTTAAAGAACATAATCCAACAGCTAATGTTGTGTATTTATCATCTGAAAAATTTACAAATGAATTCATCAACTCTATTCGTGATAATAAGGCCATTGATTTCCGTAATAAATACCGCAATGTTGACGTATTACTCATTGATGATATTCAATTTTTAGCTGGAAAAGAGTCAACGCAAGAGGAATTTTTCCATACATTTAATACATTGCATGAAGAATCAAAACAAATCGTCATATCAAGTGATCGACCACCAAAAGAAATACCTACCCTAGAAGATCGCTTACGTTCTCGCTTTGAATGGGGACTTATTACAGATATCGCGCCACCTGATTTAGAAACACGAATTGCTATTTTACGTAAAAAAGCAAAAGCGGATCGTTTGGATATTCCAAATGAAGTTATGCTTTATATTGCCAACCAAGTCGATACAAACATTCGTGAATTAGAAGGTGCATTAATTCGCGTTGTTGCCTATTCTTCATTGGTTAATGAGGATGTAACACCTGAGCTTGCTGCAGAGGCACTAAAAGATATTATGCCAAATTCAAAACCGCGCATGATTTCAATTTTAGATATTCAAAAGACAACAGGTGAGCATTTTAACATTCGTTTAGAAGATTTCACGGCAAAACGTCGTACAAAATCAATTGCTTTCCCTCGTCAAGTTGCTATGTATTTATCCCGCGAATTGACGGATTTTTCACTGCCTAAAATTGGTGAAGAATTTGGTGGACGCGACCATACGACTGTTATCCATGCACATGAAAAAATTTCGACTTTATTAAAAATAGATCAACAATTACAACAAGATATTAAGCAAATTCGTAGTATGTTAGGCAAATAA
- the dnaN gene encoding DNA polymerase III subunit beta, with protein sequence MKFDILRDRLLDGLNDVMKAVSSKTTIPILTGIKIDVTNEGMSLTGSDADITIQTFIPVEENGEQIINITQTGSIVLQARMFNEIVRKLPTNEVEIEVTNGSATIIRSGKSEFHLIGLDATEYPQLPEIATDRQFAIPTDLLKSVIRETVFAVATSESRPVLTGVNWKVEENELICVATDSHRLARRKLNLENLPTDIAPVVIPGKSLNELNKILEDTNNPVQIVLTNQQVLFKTDDVLFFSRLLEGNYPDTSRLIPEDYKTNVTINGKSLLQAIDRASLLAREDRNNVVRFETLENNTIEISSNSPEIGKVEEQIQVESLDGEALKISFSAKYMMEALKAIDGQDVIIQFTGAMRPFILRSVVDDAILQLILPVRTY encoded by the coding sequence ATGAAATTTGATATTTTACGTGATCGTCTTTTAGATGGATTAAATGATGTTATGAAAGCAGTAAGTTCTAAAACAACAATTCCGATTTTAACGGGGATTAAAATTGATGTAACAAACGAAGGAATGAGTTTAACAGGTAGTGATGCAGACATTACGATCCAGACTTTTATTCCTGTTGAAGAAAACGGCGAACAAATTATAAACATTACACAAACAGGCTCGATTGTATTACAAGCGCGTATGTTCAATGAAATTGTTCGTAAATTACCAACAAACGAAGTTGAAATCGAAGTAACAAACGGTTCAGCAACAATTATTCGCTCAGGTAAATCAGAATTCCACTTAATTGGCTTAGATGCAACAGAATATCCACAGCTTCCTGAAATCGCTACTGATCGCCAATTTGCAATTCCAACAGATCTGTTAAAATCAGTTATTCGTGAAACAGTATTTGCTGTTGCTACTTCAGAAAGTCGTCCAGTGTTGACAGGTGTAAACTGGAAGGTAGAAGAAAATGAATTAATATGCGTTGCAACGGATAGTCACCGTCTTGCACGTCGTAAACTAAATCTCGAAAATTTACCAACGGACATTGCTCCAGTCGTAATTCCAGGGAAAAGCTTAAATGAATTAAATAAAATTTTAGAAGACACAAACAATCCAGTTCAAATTGTCTTAACAAATCAACAAGTATTATTTAAAACAGACGATGTATTATTCTTCTCTCGTTTGCTAGAGGGTAATTATCCAGATACGTCTCGCTTAATTCCCGAAGATTATAAAACAAACGTAACAATTAACGGAAAGTCATTGTTACAAGCAATTGATCGTGCTTCACTATTAGCACGTGAAGATCGCAATAATGTAGTTCGTTTTGAAACATTAGAAAATAATACAATCGAAATTTCTTCAAATTCACCTGAAATTGGTAAGGTTGAAGAGCAAATTCAAGTCGAAAGCTTAGACGGAGAGGCTTTAAAAATTTCTTTCAGCGCAAAATACATGATGGAAGCTTTAAAAGCAATTGATGGACAAGATGTTATTATCCAATTTACTGGGGCAATGCGTCCGTTCATTTTACGTTCAGTAGTAGACGATGCGATTTTACAATTAATTTTACCTGTACGTACGTATTAA
- the yaaA gene encoding S4 domain-containing protein YaaA, whose amino-acid sequence MNDLKINTEYITLGQALKMTDAISSGGMAKWFLSEHEVYVNGEAEDRRGKKLRHDDVVNIPGVGRFRIVDEFIENGEN is encoded by the coding sequence TTGAATGATTTAAAAATTAATACGGAATATATTACGCTCGGTCAAGCTTTAAAAATGACCGATGCTATTAGCTCTGGTGGTATGGCAAAATGGTTTTTAAGTGAACATGAAGTATATGTAAATGGAGAAGCAGAAGATCGTCGCGGAAAAAAATTACGCCACGATGATGTAGTGAATATTCCAGGTGTCGGTCGTTTCCGCATTGTGGACGAATTCATTGAAAATGGAGAAAATTAA
- the recF gene encoding DNA replication/repair protein RecF has translation MNIERLQLTNYRNYESLTLDFSPRINVFIGENAQGKTNVMESIYVLAMAKSHRTSNDKELIRWDADYGKIEGAIEKRYGSIPIELTISKKGKKGKLNHLEQTKLSNYIGQMNVVMFAPEDLNIVKGSPQIRRRFIDMEIGQISPVYLHDLLMFQKILKQRNHLLKSNQGKTSFANDVMFDVYTEQYVQAAVQIIRKRFQFMELLQEWAEPIHNGISRGLEKLVIKYRPVTGMEASWTADEMTNYMTQKLNEMKQREIERGITLIGPHRDDLQFFVNDYDVQVYGSQGQQRTTALSLKLAEIELIKQETKETPILLLDDVLSELDDYRQSHLLNTIQGEVQTFVTTTSVEGIHHDTIQHAKLFTVTNGSIEQ, from the coding sequence ATGAACATTGAGCGCTTGCAGCTAACGAATTATCGTAATTACGAGTCGCTAACACTAGACTTTTCGCCGAGAATCAATGTATTTATCGGTGAAAATGCACAGGGTAAAACAAATGTCATGGAATCGATTTACGTATTAGCAATGGCCAAATCTCATCGCACATCGAACGATAAAGAATTAATACGTTGGGATGCGGATTATGGTAAAATAGAAGGTGCAATTGAAAAGCGTTACGGTAGTATTCCTATCGAATTAACGATTTCTAAAAAGGGTAAAAAAGGCAAACTCAATCACCTTGAACAAACAAAGTTAAGTAACTATATTGGTCAAATGAATGTTGTTATGTTTGCCCCTGAAGATTTAAATATCGTCAAAGGAAGCCCCCAAATTCGCCGTCGATTTATCGATATGGAAATTGGCCAAATTTCGCCAGTTTACTTACATGATTTACTAATGTTTCAAAAAATATTAAAGCAGCGTAATCATTTGTTAAAAAGTAATCAAGGAAAAACATCGTTCGCTAATGATGTCATGTTCGATGTTTATACAGAGCAGTATGTTCAGGCAGCTGTTCAAATTATAAGAAAAAGATTTCAATTTATGGAGCTATTACAAGAATGGGCAGAACCGATTCATAACGGGATTTCTCGTGGTTTAGAAAAACTAGTTATTAAGTATCGTCCAGTTACTGGAATGGAAGCTAGTTGGACTGCTGATGAAATGACTAATTATATGACTCAAAAACTTAATGAAATGAAGCAACGTGAAATTGAGCGCGGTATCACATTAATTGGTCCACATCGAGATGATTTACAATTTTTTGTGAATGATTATGATGTACAAGTTTATGGTTCACAGGGTCAACAACGAACAACTGCACTTTCTTTAAAACTTGCAGAAATTGAACTCATTAAACAAGAAACAAAAGAAACGCCTATTTTATTGCTAGACGATGTTTTATCTGAACTCGATGATTATCGTCAATCGCATTTATTAAATACAATTCAAGGTGAAGTCCAAACATTTGTTACAACTACAAGTGTTGAAGGAATTCATCATGACACGATTCAACATGCCAAGCTTTTTACCGTAACAAATGGAAGTATTGAGCAGTAA
- the gyrB gene encoding DNA topoisomerase (ATP-hydrolyzing) subunit B, translating to MTLEENKVQQSYDAEQIQVLEGLEAVRKRPGMYIGSTSSKGLHHLVWEIVDNSIDEALAGYCTDISITIEQDNWIRVEDNGRGIPVDTQEKMGMPAVEVIMTVLHAGGKFGGGGYKVSGGLHGVGASVVNALSVETIVQVHRDGKIHEIRFGRGHTTQKLKVIGETDHNGTTTRFKADAEIFKETLVYEYDILATRIRELAYLNRGIRIKIADERTGQERSETFHFEGGIREYVEHINENKEPIHVPIDVLGEKEGITVEIAMQYNAGFSSTIMSFANNINTYEGGTHESGFKTALTRVINDYARKSGIIKEADTNLTGEDVREGLVAIVSIKHPEPQFEGQTKTKLGNSEVSQITNALFSEGFERFLLENPSVARQVVEKGTMAARARVAAKKAREFTRRKSALEVSSLPGKLADCSSTNPAESEIYIVEGDSAGGSAKSGRDRHFQAILPLRGKILNVEKARLDRILSNAEIRAMITAFGTGIGEEFNLEKARYHKIVIMTDADVDGAHIRVLLLTFFFRFMRPLIEAGYVYAAKPPLYQVKQGKHVEYCYSDQELDEILERLPKLPKPNVQRYKGLGEMNAEQLWDTTMDPEYRTLIRVELDDAIEADKIFDHLMGDEVAPRRDFIEENAVYVKDLDI from the coding sequence GTGACTTTAGAAGAAAATAAAGTCCAGCAGTCTTATGATGCGGAACAGATTCAAGTATTAGAAGGCTTAGAGGCCGTACGCAAACGCCCAGGTATGTATATTGGTTCAACAAGTTCAAAAGGATTGCACCATTTAGTTTGGGAAATTGTTGATAATAGTATTGATGAAGCATTAGCTGGCTATTGTACAGATATTTCAATCACAATTGAACAGGATAATTGGATTCGCGTAGAAGATAATGGTCGTGGTATTCCAGTTGATACACAGGAAAAAATGGGCATGCCAGCAGTTGAAGTTATCATGACGGTTTTACATGCTGGTGGTAAATTCGGCGGTGGCGGTTATAAAGTATCAGGAGGTCTACATGGTGTAGGTGCTTCTGTTGTAAATGCCTTATCAGTTGAAACAATTGTTCAAGTGCATCGTGATGGAAAGATTCACGAAATTCGATTTGGCCGCGGTCATACCACTCAGAAATTAAAAGTGATTGGCGAAACAGACCATAACGGTACAACAACGCGTTTCAAAGCTGATGCTGAAATTTTCAAAGAAACATTAGTGTATGAATACGATATTTTAGCAACACGTATCCGTGAGTTAGCTTATTTAAACCGTGGTATTCGCATTAAAATTGCTGATGAACGTACAGGACAAGAACGCTCTGAGACATTCCACTTTGAAGGTGGTATTCGTGAGTATGTAGAGCATATTAACGAAAATAAAGAACCCATTCATGTACCAATTGATGTTTTAGGTGAAAAAGAAGGAATCACTGTTGAAATCGCTATGCAATATAATGCAGGCTTTAGTTCAACAATTATGTCTTTTGCCAATAACATTAATACCTATGAAGGCGGTACACATGAATCTGGTTTTAAAACAGCTTTAACACGTGTGATTAATGACTACGCACGTAAATCTGGGATCATTAAAGAAGCGGATACGAATCTTACAGGGGAAGACGTACGAGAAGGCTTAGTCGCAATCGTATCAATTAAACACCCAGAGCCTCAATTTGAGGGTCAAACAAAAACAAAACTAGGTAACTCAGAAGTAAGCCAAATTACAAATGCTTTATTCTCAGAAGGTTTTGAGCGTTTCTTATTAGAGAATCCATCTGTTGCTCGTCAAGTTGTTGAAAAAGGTACAATGGCGGCGCGTGCACGTGTTGCAGCGAAAAAAGCACGTGAATTTACGCGTCGTAAATCAGCACTTGAAGTATCAAGCTTACCAGGTAAATTAGCAGACTGTTCTTCAACAAACCCTGCTGAATCTGAAATTTACATCGTAGAAGGTGACTCTGCCGGTGGATCCGCAAAATCAGGTCGTGACCGTCACTTCCAAGCCATTTTGCCACTGCGCGGTAAAATCTTAAATGTAGAAAAAGCACGCTTAGACCGCATTTTATCGAATGCCGAAATTCGTGCCATGATTACAGCGTTTGGTACAGGAATTGGTGAAGAATTTAACTTAGAAAAAGCACGTTATCATAAAATCGTTATCATGACGGATGCCGATGTTGATGGCGCACATATTCGTGTTTTATTATTAACATTCTTCTTCCGTTTCATGCGTCCATTAATCGAAGCAGGTTATGTTTACGCAGCGAAGCCACCACTTTATCAAGTGAAACAAGGGAAGCATGTTGAATATTGCTACTCAGATCAGGAACTAGATGAAATTTTAGAACGTCTGCCAAAATTACCTAAGCCAAATGTACAACGTTACAAAGGGTTAGGTGAAATGAATGCAGAACAATTATGGGATACAACAATGGATCCAGAGTACCGTACATTAATTCGGGTAGAATTGGATGATGCAATTGAAGCTGATAAAATTTTCGATCATCTAATGGGCGATGAAGTTGCCCCACGTCGTGATTTTATTGAGGAAAATGCTGTATACGTGAAAGACTTGGATATTTAA
- the gyrA gene encoding DNA gyrase subunit A, translating into MSDIQHGHIESRNITTEIKTSFLSYAMSVIVARALPDVRDGLKPVHRRILFGMQELGNTSDKAYKKSARIVGDVMGKFHPHGDSSIYDAMVRMAQDFSYRYMLVDGHGNFGSVDGDGAAAMRYTESRMSKIAMEMLRDINKDTIDFGPNYDGSESEPLVLPARYPNLLVNGASGIAVGMATNIPPHQLGETIDGVLAVADNPSITTEELMEIIPGPDFPTGGILLGRSGIRRAYETGRGSLTIRAKVEIEQATNGKETILVHELPYQVNKAKLIEKIAELVRDKKIDGITNLRDESDRNGMRIVIEVRRDANANVVLNNLYKQTAMQSSFGVNMLALVDGQPKVLSLKEVLYHYLEHQKVVIKRRTAFELRKAEERAHILEGLRIALDHIDEIISIIRASRSGEEAKPQLMERFSLSERQAQAILDMRLVRLSGLEREKIENEYNELIKLIAELKAILADESKVIEIIRTEMTEIKERYNDNRRTEITAGGLEMIEDEDLIPRENSVLTLTHNGYIKRLAANTYRSQKRGGRGVQGMGTNEDDFVEHLLFTSTHDTILFFTSKGKVFRAKGYEIPEYGRQAKGLPIVNLLNIDKGEKVTAMIRVAEFKEDAYFIFTTKTGVTKRTPVDQFANIRTNGLIAITLREDDELLAVHLTDGTKEIIIGTREGMLVRFKEEDIRSMGRTAAGVRGIKLREGDQVVGMEILEPGQEILVVTEKGYGKRTPEAEYRLQSRGGLGLKTMQITDKNGKMCAVKAVDGSEDIMLITINGMLIRMDINDISVIGRSTQGVRLIRLSEDELVATVARVKKDDDVAELDEEAEENEE; encoded by the coding sequence TTGTCTGACATTCAACATGGACACATAGAATCAAGAAATATTACAACCGAAATTAAAACATCTTTCCTAAGCTACGCAATGAGTGTTATCGTGGCGCGTGCATTACCAGATGTTCGTGATGGTTTAAAACCAGTACATCGTCGTATTTTATTTGGGATGCAAGAATTAGGAAATACTTCAGATAAAGCTTATAAAAAGAGTGCGCGTATCGTTGGGGATGTAATGGGTAAGTTTCACCCACATGGTGACTCATCAATTTATGATGCAATGGTACGTATGGCACAAGACTTCAGCTATCGTTATATGTTAGTTGATGGTCATGGTAACTTTGGTTCAGTTGATGGCGATGGTGCAGCAGCAATGCGTTATACCGAATCACGTATGTCAAAAATCGCAATGGAAATGCTACGTGACATTAACAAAGATACAATCGATTTTGGCCCAAACTATGACGGTAGTGAAAGCGAGCCGTTAGTTTTACCAGCACGTTACCCAAACCTTTTAGTGAACGGGGCATCGGGTATCGCAGTAGGGATGGCAACAAATATCCCACCGCACCAACTTGGTGAAACGATTGATGGGGTATTAGCAGTAGCTGATAATCCAAGTATCACAACAGAAGAGCTAATGGAAATCATTCCTGGTCCAGACTTCCCTACAGGTGGGATTCTTCTAGGACGCAGTGGGATTCGTCGTGCGTATGAAACAGGGCGCGGCTCACTGACAATTCGTGCAAAAGTTGAAATTGAGCAAGCTACAAACGGTAAGGAAACAATTTTAGTCCACGAACTTCCATACCAAGTAAACAAAGCAAAATTAATTGAAAAAATTGCCGAATTAGTACGTGATAAAAAAATCGATGGCATTACAAATTTACGTGATGAATCTGACCGTAACGGTATGCGTATCGTTATTGAAGTTCGTCGTGATGCAAATGCCAATGTCGTATTAAATAACTTATATAAACAAACAGCGATGCAATCAAGCTTCGGTGTAAATATGCTTGCATTAGTAGATGGTCAACCAAAAGTATTAAGTTTAAAAGAAGTGCTTTATCATTACTTAGAACATCAAAAAGTAGTTATTAAACGTCGTACTGCATTCGAACTTCGAAAAGCGGAAGAACGTGCACATATTTTAGAAGGTTTACGAATTGCACTTGACCATATTGATGAAATCATTTCAATTATCCGAGCTTCTCGAAGCGGAGAAGAAGCGAAACCACAATTAATGGAGCGCTTTAGCTTATCTGAACGCCAAGCACAAGCCATTTTAGATATGCGACTTGTCCGTTTAAGTGGATTAGAACGAGAAAAAATTGAGAATGAATACAATGAATTGATTAAATTAATCGCAGAATTGAAAGCAATTTTAGCAGATGAATCAAAAGTAATCGAAATCATTCGTACTGAAATGACCGAAATTAAAGAACGTTACAATGATAATCGCCGTACAGAAATTACTGCAGGTGGTTTAGAAATGATTGAAGACGAAGATTTAATTCCTCGTGAAAATTCAGTACTTACATTAACACATAATGGCTATATTAAGCGTCTAGCAGCCAATACGTATCGCTCACAAAAACGTGGTGGTCGCGGTGTTCAAGGAATGGGCACAAACGAAGATGACTTCGTTGAACATTTATTATTCACATCGACACATGATACGATTTTATTCTTTACATCTAAAGGGAAAGTATTCCGGGCAAAAGGCTATGAAATTCCTGAATATGGACGCCAAGCAAAAGGATTACCAATTGTAAACTTACTTAATATTGATAAAGGTGAAAAAGTAACAGCGATGATCCGTGTAGCGGAATTCAAAGAAGATGCTTACTTTATCTTTACAACAAAAACAGGGGTTACAAAACGTACACCAGTTGATCAATTTGCAAATATCCGTACAAATGGTTTAATTGCTATTACATTACGTGAAGATGATGAATTATTGGCGGTACATTTAACAGATGGTACGAAAGAAATTATTATCGGTACACGCGAAGGAATGCTTGTTCGTTTCAAAGAAGAGGATATCCGTTCAATGGGACGTACAGCTGCCGGGGTGCGCGGTATTAAATTACGCGAAGGCGACCAAGTAGTCGGCATGGAAATTTTAGAGCCAGGTCAGGAAATTCTAGTTGTAACAGAAAAAGGCTATGGTAAACGTACGCCAGAAGCTGAGTACCGTTTACAAAGTCGTGGTGGTCTAGGTCTTAAAACAATGCAAATTACCGATAAAAACGGTAAGATGTGTGCAGTTAAAGCTGTGGACGGTTCAGAAGATATTATGTTAATTACAATTAACGGCATGTTAATTCGTATGGACATAAATGATATTTCTGTTATTGGTCGTAGCACACAGGGTGTTCGCTTAATTCGTCTTTCAGAAGATGAATTAGTAGCAACAGTTGCACGTGTGAAAAAAGACGATGATGTAGCGGAGTTAGACGAAGAAGCCGAAGAGAACGAAGAATAA
- a CDS encoding HD-GYP domain-containing protein, giving the protein MEVAFMKVEELRLGKTIAEDIFANTQYPIIYKDTKVKPELIRVFELFNLKNVLVYQDVEVEELNESTPEIQAVQAIPVSLPKYTSFEKYYNDAIAQLKKEFSNWEAGGKIDITKVRGMIIPLIEKVLEDRSYIFDLNSYSNPKDYLFHHCIATGLIASIMARKLGFERGITIQLAIAGMLADSGMSKIPARIREKKSTLTESEYMEVRKHPQYSYTLVKNLPAIKEVMKEAIYQHHERLNGSGYPKGDRIGSISNFAQIIAVADVFHAMTSERLYRSKQSPFKVIEMIKEEEFGKFDANVVQALVDIVVDLPIGTKIELSNLELGEVMFINKYSPTRPLVKLMRTGEIIDLSSKRTFYISRVITKKY; this is encoded by the coding sequence TTGGAAGTAGCATTTATGAAGGTTGAAGAATTGCGATTAGGAAAGACTATCGCAGAAGATATTTTTGCCAATACACAATATCCAATTATTTATAAAGATACAAAAGTAAAACCTGAACTGATACGTGTTTTCGAATTATTTAATTTAAAAAATGTATTAGTATATCAAGATGTTGAAGTGGAAGAACTAAATGAAAGTACTCCTGAAATTCAAGCAGTTCAAGCCATTCCAGTCTCGTTGCCGAAATATACAAGCTTTGAAAAATACTATAATGACGCTATAGCACAGTTAAAGAAAGAGTTCTCTAACTGGGAAGCTGGTGGGAAAATTGATATTACAAAAGTACGAGGGATGATTATTCCACTAATTGAAAAAGTATTAGAAGATCGTTCTTATATATTTGATTTAAATAGTTATTCAAATCCAAAAGATTATTTATTCCATCATTGCATCGCTACAGGATTAATAGCATCAATTATGGCGAGGAAATTAGGATTTGAACGCGGAATCACAATTCAATTAGCAATTGCAGGAATGTTAGCGGATAGTGGTATGTCTAAAATTCCAGCACGAATCCGTGAAAAGAAGAGTACATTAACAGAATCGGAATATATGGAAGTTCGAAAGCACCCACAGTACAGTTATACGCTTGTAAAAAATTTACCGGCTATTAAGGAAGTAATGAAAGAGGCCATTTATCAGCACCATGAGCGATTAAATGGTAGTGGCTATCCAAAAGGGGACCGAATTGGTTCGATATCAAACTTTGCACAAATTATTGCAGTGGCGGATGTTTTCCATGCTATGACAAGTGAACGACTATATCGTTCAAAGCAATCGCCATTTAAAGTAATCGAAATGATTAAAGAAGAAGAGTTCGGAAAGTTTGATGCCAATGTTGTACAAGCATTAGTTGATATTGTTGTAGATTTACCGATAGGAACTAAAATTGAACTATCAAATTTAGAATTAGGTGAAGTCATGTTTATCAATAAATACTCTCCAACACGTCCTTTGGTAAAATTAATGAGAACAGGTGAAATCATTGACCTCTCTTCAAAAAGAACTTTCTACATTTCACGTGTCATTACAAAAAAATATTAA
- the guaB gene encoding IMP dehydrogenase: MWETKFAKEGLTFDDVLLVPAHSEVLPKDVNLSVQLTKNIKLNIPMISAGMDTVTEAKMAIAMARQGGLGIIHKNMSIDEQAEEVEKVKRSENGVITNPFFLTPEHQVFDAEHLMGKYRISGVPIVNNMEDQKLVGIITNRDLRFISDYSLKIDEVMTKEDLITAPVGTTLADAEKILQQYKIEKLPIVDEDGKLTGLITIKDIEKVIEFPNAAKDKHGRLVAGAAVGVSKDTMMRISKLVEAQVDIIVIDTAHGHSQGVLNTIKDIRTAYPDLDIIAGNVATAEGTRALFEAGVDVVKVGIGPGSICTTRVVAGVGVPQITAVYDAASVAREYGKAIIADGGIKYSGDIVKALAAGGHIVMLGSLLAGTSESPGDTEIFQGRRFKVYRGMGSLGAMEKGSKDRYFQEDAKKLVPEGIEGRLPYKGPLADTIHQLVGGIRAGMGYCGAPDLEYLREKSQFIKMTGAGLRESHPHDVQITKEAPNYSIQ; encoded by the coding sequence ATGTGGGAAACAAAATTTGCTAAAGAAGGTTTAACATTTGATGATGTATTACTAGTGCCAGCACACTCAGAAGTATTACCAAAGGATGTTAATTTATCTGTACAATTAACAAAAAATATTAAGTTAAACATTCCAATGATTTCTGCAGGTATGGATACTGTAACGGAAGCAAAAATGGCGATTGCAATGGCTCGTCAAGGTGGATTAGGGATTATTCACAAAAATATGAGTATTGATGAGCAAGCAGAAGAAGTAGAAAAAGTAAAACGTTCTGAAAATGGCGTTATTACAAATCCATTTTTCTTAACTCCAGAACATCAAGTATTCGATGCTGAGCATTTAATGGGCAAATACCGCATTTCAGGTGTTCCTATTGTAAATAACATGGAAGATCAAAAGTTAGTAGGGATCATTACAAACCGTGACCTACGCTTTATCTCAGATTACTCATTAAAAATTGATGAAGTAATGACAAAAGAAGATTTAATTACGGCGCCAGTAGGAACGACTTTAGCAGATGCTGAAAAAATTCTTCAACAATACAAGATAGAAAAATTACCAATCGTTGATGAAGACGGTAAATTAACAGGTTTAATTACAATTAAAGATATTGAAAAAGTAATTGAATTCCCAAATGCTGCGAAAGATAAACATGGACGACTTGTTGCTGGTGCAGCTGTAGGGGTTTCTAAAGATACAATGATGCGTATTTCAAAACTTGTAGAAGCACAAGTGGATATTATCGTAATTGATACAGCACACGGCCATTCTCAGGGTGTTTTAAATACAATTAAAGATATCCGTACGGCTTATCCAGATTTAGATATTATCGCAGGTAACGTAGCAACTGCTGAAGGTACTCGTGCATTATTTGAAGCAGGTGTTGATGTAGTTAAAGTAGGTATCGGACCAGGTTCTATTTGTACAACTCGTGTTGTTGCTGGTGTTGGTGTGCCTCAGATTACAGCCGTATATGATGCGGCTTCAGTGGCACGTGAATACGGTAAAGCAATTATCGCTGATGGTGGTATTAAATATTCTGGTGATATTGTAAAAGCACTTGCTGCAGGTGGTCATATCGTAATGCTTGGTTCATTATTAGCAGGTACTTCTGAATCTCCTGGGGATACAGAAATCTTCCAAGGTCGTCGTTTCAAAGTTTACCGTGGAATGGGTTCACTTGGCGCAATGGAAAAAGGTTCAAAAGACCGTTACTTCCAAGAAGATGCGAAAAAATTAGTTCCAGAAGGCATTGAAGGTCGTCTTCCTTATAAAGGACCTTTAGCAGATACAATTCACCAATTAGTTGGTGGTATCCGAGCTGGTATGGGTTACTGTGGTGCTCCAGATTTAGAGTACTTACGTGAGAAATCACAATTCATTAAAATGACGGGTGCAGGCTTACGTGAATCACATCCACATGATGTACAAATCACAAAAGAGGCACCAAACTATTCTATCCAATAA